Proteins encoded within one genomic window of Variovorax sp. OAS795:
- the rpoB gene encoding DNA-directed RNA polymerase subunit beta → MAQSSAYSYTERKRIRKSFGNRDSVVEIPYLLQMQKDAYTAFLQAGIPPKQRTVEGLQAAFDAAFPIVSHNGFVEMKFLEYNLAKPAFDVRECQTRGLTFASAVRAKVQLIIYDRESSTSQSKVVKEVKEQEVYMGEVPLMTEKGSFIINGTERVIVSQLHRSPGVFFEHDKGKTHSSGKLLFSARVIPYRGSWLDFEFDPKDMLYFRVDRRRKMPVTILLKAIGLNPESILANFFVNDNFRLMDSGAQMEFVPERLRGEVARFDITDKSGKVVVAKDKRVTARHTRELEQSETTHISVPEDFLVGRVIARNIVDADSGEILAKANDELTEALLKKLRTAGVQDIQVIYTNELDQGAYISQTLRIDETVDEFAARVAIYRMMRPGEPPTEDAVQALFQRLFYNPDTYDLSRVGRMKFNAKVGRDESTGPMVLTNEDILAVVKILVDLRNGNGEVDDIDHLGNRRVRCVGELAENQYRTGLARIEKAVKERLGQAEQEPLMPHDLINSKPISAALKEFFGASQLSQFMDQTNPLSEITHKRRVSALGPGGLTRERAGFEVRDVHVTHYGRVCPIETPEGPNIGLINSLALYARLNEYGFIETPYRRVVDSKVTMDIDYLSAIEEGKYVIAQANAVLDKDGKLTGDLVSAREAGESILVGAERVQYMDVSPAQIVSVAASLVPFLEHDDANRALMGANMQRQAVPVLRPEKPIVGTGIERVSAVDSGTVVTATRGGIVDYVDATRIVVRVNDAEAAAGEVGVDIYNLIKYQRSNQNTNIHQRPIVKRGDKIAKGDVVADGASTDLGELALGQNMLIAFMPWNGYNFEDSILISERVVAEDRYTSIHIEELVVMARDTKLGAEEITRDIPNLAEQQLNRLDESGIIYVGAEVQPGDTLVGKVTPKGETTLTPEEKLLRAIFGEKASDVKDTSLRVDQGSQGTVIDVQVFTREGITRDKRAQQIIDDELKRFRLDLNDQLRIVEADAFDRIEKLLTGKVANGGPNKLAKGTKLDKAYLSSVEKFHWFDIRPADDEVASQLESIKNSLEQTRHSFDLAFEEKRKKLTQGDELPAGVLKMVKVYLAVKRRLQPGDKMAGRHGNKGVVSKIVPVEDMPHMADGTPCDICLNPLGVPSRMNVGQVLEVHLGWAGKGIGQRIGDLLQQEAKVAELRKFMEQLYNGSGRKEDLGKLSDTDLLEMAENLSSGATFATPVFDGASEEEIRGMLKLAYPDDIAKLKGLTDTRTQAYLYDGRTGDQFERPVTVGYMHFLKLHHLVDDKMHARSTGPYSLVTQQPLGGKAQFGGQRFGEMEVWALEAYGAAYVLQEMLTVKSDDVQGRTKVYESIVKGEHTIEAGMPESFNVLVKEIRSLGLDIELERS, encoded by the coding sequence ATGGCCCAATCGTCCGCGTACAGTTACACCGAACGCAAGCGCATCCGAAAAAGTTTCGGCAATCGCGACAGCGTCGTAGAAATCCCCTACCTGCTGCAGATGCAGAAAGACGCGTACACCGCGTTCCTGCAAGCTGGCATTCCTCCCAAACAACGCACCGTCGAAGGCCTGCAGGCCGCGTTCGACGCCGCGTTCCCGATCGTCTCGCACAACGGTTTTGTCGAGATGAAGTTCCTCGAGTACAACCTTGCGAAGCCCGCCTTCGACGTGCGCGAATGTCAGACCCGTGGCCTGACGTTCGCCTCGGCCGTGCGCGCCAAGGTCCAGCTCATCATCTATGACCGCGAGTCGTCGACGTCGCAGTCGAAGGTGGTCAAGGAAGTGAAGGAACAAGAGGTCTACATGGGCGAAGTGCCGCTCATGACCGAAAAGGGTTCCTTCATCATCAACGGCACCGAGCGCGTGATCGTCTCGCAGCTGCACCGTTCGCCGGGCGTGTTCTTCGAGCACGACAAGGGCAAGACGCACAGCTCGGGCAAGCTCCTGTTCTCGGCCCGCGTGATTCCCTACCGCGGCTCGTGGCTGGACTTCGAGTTCGACCCGAAGGACATGCTGTACTTCCGCGTCGACCGCCGCCGCAAGATGCCGGTCACGATCCTGCTGAAGGCCATCGGCCTGAATCCGGAATCGATCCTCGCGAACTTCTTCGTGAACGACAACTTCCGCCTGATGGACAGCGGCGCGCAGATGGAATTCGTTCCCGAGCGCCTGCGCGGCGAAGTCGCGCGCTTCGACATCACCGACAAGTCGGGCAAGGTCGTGGTCGCCAAGGACAAGCGCGTCACCGCGCGCCACACGCGTGAACTGGAGCAGTCGGAAACCACGCACATCAGCGTGCCGGAAGACTTCCTGGTGGGCCGCGTCATCGCCCGCAACATCGTGGACGCCGACTCCGGCGAAATCCTGGCCAAGGCCAACGACGAACTGACCGAAGCGCTGCTGAAGAAGCTGCGCACGGCCGGCGTGCAGGACATCCAGGTCATCTACACCAACGAACTCGACCAGGGCGCGTACATCTCGCAGACCCTGCGCATCGACGAGACGGTGGACGAGTTCGCTGCCCGCGTGGCCATCTACCGCATGATGCGTCCCGGCGAGCCGCCGACGGAAGACGCGGTGCAGGCCCTGTTCCAGCGCCTGTTCTACAACCCGGACACGTACGACCTGTCGCGCGTCGGCCGCATGAAGTTCAATGCCAAGGTCGGCCGCGACGAGTCGACCGGCCCGATGGTGCTGACCAACGAAGACATCCTGGCCGTGGTCAAGATCCTCGTGGACCTGCGCAACGGCAACGGCGAAGTCGACGACATCGACCACCTGGGCAACCGCCGCGTGCGTTGCGTCGGTGAACTGGCCGAGAACCAGTACCGCACCGGCCTGGCGCGTATCGAAAAGGCCGTGAAGGAACGCCTGGGCCAAGCGGAGCAAGAGCCGCTGATGCCACACGACCTGATCAACAGCAAGCCGATCTCGGCCGCGCTGAAGGAATTCTTCGGCGCTTCGCAGCTGTCGCAGTTCATGGACCAGACGAACCCGCTGTCCGAAATCACCCACAAGCGCCGCGTGTCGGCTCTTGGCCCGGGCGGTTTGACGCGTGAACGTGCAGGCTTCGAAGTGCGCGACGTGCACGTGACCCACTATGGCCGCGTGTGCCCGATCGAAACGCCCGAAGGCCCGAACATCGGCCTGATCAACTCGCTGGCCCTGTACGCCCGCCTGAACGAATACGGCTTCATCGAGACGCCGTACCGCCGCGTGGTCGACAGCAAGGTCACGATGGACATCGACTACCTGTCGGCCATCGAGGAAGGCAAGTACGTCATCGCCCAGGCCAATGCAGTGCTGGACAAGGACGGCAAGCTGACCGGCGACCTGGTCTCCGCGCGTGAAGCCGGCGAATCGATCCTGGTGGGCGCGGAACGCGTCCAGTACATGGACGTGTCGCCCGCGCAGATCGTGTCGGTGGCCGCTTCGCTCGTGCCGTTCCTGGAGCACGACGATGCGAACCGCGCGCTGATGGGCGCCAACATGCAGCGCCAGGCCGTGCCTGTGCTGCGCCCCGAGAAGCCGATCGTCGGTACCGGCATCGAGCGCGTTTCCGCGGTCGACTCGGGCACCGTGGTCACGGCCACCCGCGGCGGTATCGTCGACTACGTCGACGCGACCCGCATCGTGGTGCGCGTGAACGACGCCGAAGCGGCAGCCGGTGAAGTCGGTGTGGACATCTACAACCTGATCAAGTATCAGCGTTCGAACCAGAACACCAACATCCACCAGCGTCCGATCGTCAAGCGCGGCGACAAGATCGCCAAGGGCGACGTGGTGGCCGACGGCGCATCGACCGACCTCGGCGAGCTGGCCCTCGGACAGAACATGCTGATCGCGTTCATGCCGTGGAACGGCTACAACTTCGAAGACTCGATCCTGATCTCCGAACGCGTGGTCGCCGAAGACCGCTACACCTCGATCCACATCGAGGAACTGGTGGTGATGGCGCGCGACACCAAGCTGGGCGCCGAAGAAATCACGCGCGACATCCCGAACCTGGCCGAGCAGCAGCTCAACCGCCTGGACGAATCCGGCATCATCTATGTCGGCGCCGAAGTGCAGCCGGGCGACACGCTGGTGGGCAAGGTCACGCCGAAGGGCGAGACCACGCTGACGCCTGAAGAGAAGCTGCTTCGCGCCATCTTCGGCGAGAAGGCTTCCGACGTGAAGGACACCTCGCTGCGCGTGGACCAGGGCTCGCAAGGCACGGTGATCGACGTGCAGGTGTTCACCCGCGAAGGCATCACGCGCGACAAGCGCGCCCAGCAGATCATCGACGACGAGCTCAAGCGCTTCCGCCTCGACCTGAACGACCAGCTTCGCATCGTCGAAGCCGACGCGTTCGACCGTATCGAGAAGCTGCTGACGGGCAAGGTCGCCAACGGCGGCCCGAACAAGCTGGCCAAGGGCACCAAGCTCGACAAGGCCTACCTGTCGTCGGTCGAGAAGTTCCACTGGTTCGACATCCGCCCGGCGGACGACGAAGTGGCTTCGCAGCTCGAAAGCATCAAGAACTCGCTCGAGCAGACGCGCCACAGCTTCGACCTCGCGTTCGAAGAAAAGCGCAAGAAGCTCACGCAGGGCGACGAGCTGCCCGCGGGCGTGCTCAAGATGGTCAAGGTCTACCTGGCCGTCAAGCGCCGCCTGCAGCCCGGCGACAAGATGGCCGGCCGCCACGGCAACAAGGGTGTGGTGTCCAAGATCGTTCCGGTCGAAGACATGCCCCACATGGCCGACGGCACGCCGTGCGACATCTGCCTGAATCCGCTGGGCGTGCCTTCGCGGATGAACGTGGGCCAGGTGCTCGAAGTGCACCTGGGCTGGGCCGGCAAGGGCATCGGCCAGCGCATCGGCGACCTGCTGCAGCAAGAAGCCAAGGTGGCCGAGCTGCGCAAGTTCATGGAACAGCTGTACAACGGCTCGGGCCGCAAGGAAGACCTCGGCAAGCTGAGCGACACCGACCTGCTCGAGATGGCGGAGAACCTCTCCAGCGGCGCGACCTTCGCGACGCCGGTGTTCGACGGTGCCTCGGAAGAAGAAATCCGCGGCATGCTGAAGCTCGCCTATCCGGACGACATCGCCAAGCTCAAGGGCCTGACCGACACCCGCACGCAGGCCTACCTGTACGACGGCCGCACCGGCGACCAGTTCGAGCGTCCCGTCACCGTGGGCTACATGCACTTCTTGAAGCTGCACCACCTGGTGGACGACAAGATGCACGCCCGCTCGACCGGCCCGTACTCGCTGGTCACGCAGCAGCCGCTGGGCGGCAAGGCCCAGTTCGGCGGCCAGCGTTTCGGTGAGATGGAAGTTTGGGCGCTGGAAGCCTATGGCGCCGCCTACGTCCTGCAGGAAATGCTGACCGTGAAATCCGACGACGTGCAAGGCCGTACCAAGGTGTACGAAAGCATCGTCAAGGGCGAACACACGATCGAAGCCGGCATGCCGGAATCGTTCAACGTGCTGGTCAAGGAAATCCGTTCGCTGGGTCTCGACATCGAGCTCGAGCGTTCGTAA
- the rpoC gene encoding DNA-directed RNA polymerase subunit beta', protein MKSLLDLFKQFTPDEHFDAIKIGMASPEKIRSWSFGEVKKPETINYRTFKPERDGLFCAKIFGPIKDYECLCGKYKRLKHRGVICEKCGVEVTQTKVRRERMGHIDLAAPCAHIWFLKSLPSRLGLVLDMTLRDIERVLYFEAYVITDPGMTPLKKFGIMSEDDYDAKRKEYGDEFVAKMGAEGIKDLLEGIELDSEIERLRGDLTGSEVKVKKNSKRLKVLEAFRKSGIKPEWMVLDVLPVLPPDLRPLVPLDGGRFATSDLNDLYRRVINRNSRLRRLLELKAPEIIARNEKRMLQEAVDSLLDNGRRGKAMTGANKRALKSLADMIKGKSGRFRQNLLGKRVDYSGRSVIVVGPTLKLHQCGLPKLMALELFKPFIFSRLEAMGIATTIKAAKKEVESGTPVVWDILEEVIKEHPVMLNRAPTLHRLGIQAFEPILIEGKAIQLHPLVCAAFNADFDGDQMAVHVPLSVEAQMEARTLMLASNNVLFPASGEPSIVPSQDVVLGLYYTTRDRINGKGEGLIFSDIGEVQRALDANEVELTAKVAVRITEYTKDKETGEFTPSTSLVDTTVGRALLSEILPKGLPFSNINKALKKKEISKLINVSFRKCGLKETVVFADKLLQNGFRLATKAGISIAIDDMLVPAEKHGIIERSAKEVKEIEQQYVSGLVTSGERYNKVVDIWGKAGDEVSKVMMSKLSKQKVIDRHGNEVEQESFNSIYMMADSGARGSAAQIRQVAGMRGLMAKPDGSIIETPITANFREGLNVLEYFISTHGARKGLADTALKTANSGYLTRRLVDVTQDLVVTEQDCGTHGGYLMRAIVEGGEVIESLRDRILGRSAADDVLHPENRSVLLKAGEMFDEDNIEFLEAQGVDEVKVRTALTCETRFGICATCYGRDLGRGGLINIGEAVGVIAAQSIGEPGTQLTMRTFHIGGAASRAAVASSVEAKSNGTIGFNATMRYVTNSKNELVVIARSGEIVIHDEHGRERERHKVPYGAILAVKADQQIKAGHVLANWDPLTRPIITEFAGKTQFENVEEGLTVAKQVDEVTGLSTLVVIDPKRRGAAKVVRPQVKLIDASGAEVKIPGTDHSVTIGFPIGALVQIRDGQDVGPGEVLARIPVEGQKTRDITGGLPRVAELFEARSPKDKGMLAEMTGTVSFGKETKGKIRLQITDPEGGVYEDLVPKEKNILVHEGQVVNKGESVVDGPADPQDILRLLGSEELARYIVDEVQDVYRLQGVKINDKHIEVIVRQMLRRVVVENPGDTSYIAGEQVERSEMLNTNDALRAEDKLPATFTNLLLGITKASLSTDSFISAASFQETTRVLTEAAIMGKRDELRGLKENVIVGRLIPAGTGMAYHQARKVKDQMDEAERRAIAESEAAELAGSTSDVSSTADASEGAASE, encoded by the coding sequence ATGAAATCGCTACTCGACCTGTTCAAGCAGTTCACACCCGATGAGCATTTCGATGCCATCAAGATCGGCATGGCTTCGCCCGAGAAGATCCGTTCGTGGTCTTTCGGCGAGGTGAAGAAGCCAGAGACGATCAACTACCGCACGTTCAAGCCCGAGCGCGACGGTCTCTTCTGCGCCAAGATCTTCGGCCCCATCAAGGACTACGAGTGCCTGTGCGGCAAGTACAAGCGCCTGAAGCACCGCGGCGTGATCTGCGAGAAGTGCGGCGTTGAAGTCACGCAGACCAAGGTGCGCCGCGAGCGCATGGGCCACATCGACCTGGCCGCGCCCTGCGCGCACATCTGGTTCCTGAAGTCGCTGCCGTCGCGCCTGGGCCTCGTGCTCGACATGACGCTGCGCGACATCGAACGCGTGCTGTACTTCGAAGCCTACGTGATCACCGACCCCGGCATGACCCCGCTGAAGAAGTTCGGCATCATGTCCGAGGACGACTATGACGCCAAGCGCAAGGAATACGGCGACGAGTTCGTCGCCAAGATGGGCGCCGAAGGCATCAAGGACCTGCTCGAAGGCATCGAACTCGACAGCGAGATCGAACGCCTGCGCGGCGACCTGACCGGCTCCGAAGTCAAGGTCAAGAAGAACTCCAAGCGCCTGAAGGTGCTCGAGGCCTTCCGCAAGTCGGGCATCAAGCCCGAGTGGATGGTGCTGGACGTGCTGCCGGTGCTGCCGCCGGACCTGCGTCCGCTGGTGCCGCTGGACGGCGGCCGCTTTGCGACCTCCGACCTGAACGACCTGTACAGGCGTGTGATCAACCGCAACTCGCGCCTGCGTCGTCTGCTGGAACTCAAGGCTCCGGAAATCATTGCTCGCAATGAAAAGCGGATGCTGCAAGAGGCTGTCGACTCGCTGCTCGACAACGGCCGTCGCGGCAAGGCAATGACCGGTGCGAATAAGCGCGCACTCAAGTCCTTGGCCGACATGATCAAGGGCAAGAGCGGCCGCTTCCGCCAGAATCTGCTGGGCAAGCGCGTCGACTACTCGGGCCGTTCGGTCATCGTGGTGGGCCCGACGCTCAAGCTGCACCAGTGCGGCCTGCCGAAGCTGATGGCGCTCGAGCTGTTCAAGCCCTTCATCTTCTCGCGCCTCGAAGCCATGGGCATCGCGACCACGATCAAGGCTGCCAAGAAGGAAGTCGAATCCGGCACGCCGGTGGTCTGGGACATCCTGGAAGAAGTGATCAAGGAACACCCGGTCATGCTGAACCGTGCGCCTACGCTGCACCGTTTGGGCATCCAGGCGTTCGAGCCGATCCTGATCGAAGGCAAGGCGATCCAGCTGCACCCGCTGGTTTGCGCGGCGTTCAACGCCGACTTCGACGGCGACCAGATGGCCGTCCACGTGCCGCTGTCGGTGGAAGCGCAGATGGAAGCCCGCACGCTGATGCTGGCCTCCAACAACGTGCTGTTCCCGGCTTCGGGCGAACCGTCGATCGTTCCTTCGCAGGACGTGGTGCTGGGTCTTTACTACACGACCCGCGACCGCATCAACGGCAAGGGCGAGGGCCTGATCTTCTCCGATATCGGTGAAGTGCAGCGTGCGCTCGACGCCAACGAAGTCGAGCTGACCGCCAAGGTGGCAGTGCGCATCACGGAGTACACCAAGGACAAGGAAACGGGCGAGTTCACGCCGTCCACGTCGCTGGTGGACACCACCGTGGGCCGTGCGCTGCTGTCCGAGATCCTGCCCAAGGGCCTGCCGTTCTCGAACATCAACAAGGCGCTGAAGAAGAAGGAAATCTCCAAGCTCATCAACGTCTCGTTCCGCAAGTGCGGCCTCAAGGAGACCGTGGTGTTCGCCGACAAGCTGCTGCAGAACGGCTTCCGCCTCGCGACCAAGGCCGGCATTTCGATCGCGATCGACGACATGCTGGTGCCTGCTGAAAAGCACGGCATCATCGAGCGCTCGGCCAAGGAAGTGAAGGAGATCGAGCAGCAGTACGTCTCGGGCCTCGTGACCTCCGGCGAGCGCTACAACAAGGTGGTGGACATCTGGGGCAAGGCCGGCGACGAAGTGTCGAAGGTCATGATGTCCAAGCTGTCCAAGCAGAAGGTCATCGACCGCCACGGCAACGAAGTGGAGCAGGAGTCCTTCAACTCCATCTACATGATGGCCGACTCCGGCGCCCGCGGTTCGGCGGCGCAGATTCGCCAGGTGGCCGGCATGCGTGGCCTGATGGCCAAGCCCGATGGCTCGATCATCGAGACGCCCATCACCGCGAACTTCCGCGAAGGCCTGAACGTGCTGGAGTACTTCATCTCCACCCACGGCGCCCGCAAGGGCCTGGCCGACACGGCACTGAAGACCGCGAACTCGGGTTACCTGACCCGCCGCCTGGTCGACGTGACGCAAGACCTGGTGGTGACCGAGCAGGACTGCGGCACGCACGGCGGCTACCTGATGCGCGCCATCGTCGAAGGCGGTGAAGTGATCGAGTCGCTGCGCGACCGTATCCTCGGCCGCTCGGCCGCGGACGACGTGCTTCACCCGGAGAACCGTTCGGTGCTGCTCAAGGCCGGCGAGATGTTCGACGAAGACAACATCGAGTTCCTGGAAGCCCAGGGCGTCGACGAAGTCAAGGTCCGCACCGCGCTGACCTGCGAGACGCGCTTCGGCATTTGCGCGACATGCTACGGGCGCGACCTGGGCCGCGGCGGCCTGATCAACATCGGCGAAGCCGTCGGTGTGATCGCGGCGCAGTCGATCGGCGAACCCGGCACGCAGCTCACGATGCGTACGTTCCACATCGGCGGCGCGGCATCGCGTGCGGCGGTGGCCTCGAGCGTCGAAGCCAAGTCCAACGGCACGATCGGCTTCAACGCCACGATGCGCTACGTGACCAACAGCAAGAACGAACTGGTGGTGATTGCACGTTCGGGCGAGATCGTCATCCATGACGAGCATGGCCGCGAGCGCGAGCGCCACAAGGTGCCGTACGGCGCGATCCTGGCGGTCAAGGCCGACCAGCAGATCAAGGCCGGCCACGTGCTCGCCAACTGGGATCCGCTGACGCGCCCCATCATCACCGAGTTCGCCGGCAAGACGCAGTTCGAGAACGTCGAGGAAGGCCTCACGGTTGCGAAGCAGGTGGACGAAGTGACGGGTCTGTCGACCCTGGTCGTGATCGATCCGAAGCGCCGCGGCGCTGCCAAGGTCGTGCGTCCGCAGGTGAAGCTCATCGACGCCTCCGGCGCCGAAGTGAAGATCCCGGGCACCGACCACTCGGTGACGATCGGCTTCCCGATCGGCGCCCTGGTGCAGATCCGCGACGGCCAGGACGTGGGCCCCGGCGAAGTGCTGGCGCGTATTCCGGTCGAAGGCCAGAAGACCCGCGACATCACCGGCGGTCTGCCGCGCGTTGCCGAGCTGTTCGAGGCGCGTTCGCCGAAGGACAAGGGCATGCTGGCCGAGATGACCGGTACCGTGTCGTTCGGCAAGGAGACCAAGGGCAAGATCCGCCTGCAGATCACCGATCCGGAAGGCGGCGTCTACGAAGACCTCGTGCCGAAGGAAAAGAACATCCTGGTGCACGAAGGCCAGGTGGTGAACAAGGGCGAAAGCGTGGTCGACGGCCCGGCGGATCCGCAGGACATCCTGCGCCTGCTGGGTTCGGAAGAACTCGCGCGCTACATCGTGGACGAAGTGCAGGACGTGTACCGTTTGCAGGGCGTGAAGATCAACGACAAGCACATCGAGGTGATCGTTCGCCAGATGCTGCGCCGCGTCGTGGTCGAGAACCCGGGCGACACCAGCTACATCGCGGGTGAACAGGTCGAACGCAGCGAGATGCTCAACACCAACGACGCCCTGCGCGCCGAAGACAAGCTGCCCGCCACGTTCACCAACCTGCTGCTGGGTATCACGAAGGCTTCGCTCTCGACCGACTCGTTCATCTCGGCTGCGTCGTTCCAGGAAACGACGCGCGTGCTGACCGAAGCCGCGATCATGGGCAAGCGCGACGAGCTGCGCGGCCTGAAGGAAAACGTCATCGTCGGCCGCCTGATCCCCGCGGGCACCGGCATGGCGTACCACCAGGCACGCAAGGTCAAGGACCAGATGGACGAGGCCGAGCGCCGCGCCATCGCCGAATCGGAAGCTGCAGAGCTGGCCGGTTCGACCAGCGATGTTTCGAGCACGGCCGACGCCAGCGAGGGCGCCGCGTCCGAATAA
- a CDS encoding lema family protein, producing the protein MSALPDSLPGWIVAAVLLFWFVGAYNRLVRLRAAVLQAYATLDAALRKQLDFVQASIAAAVPERDAPSPTHSSSVAPLKAAATQLATLLGATRLHPLDPGGMAALATALQVLVSAWQRQHPDAVTVFDADGTLSRPAPLLPSGAAGGAGAASAGAAEPIAWPEPSAAAEIARSQFNLAVAQYNAAIVQFPALLVAWMVRLRPAAPLL; encoded by the coding sequence ATGAGTGCCTTGCCCGATTCGCTGCCCGGCTGGATCGTCGCTGCGGTGCTGTTGTTCTGGTTCGTGGGGGCCTACAACAGGCTGGTGCGGCTGCGCGCCGCCGTGCTCCAGGCCTATGCCACGCTGGACGCCGCGCTGCGCAAGCAACTGGACTTCGTCCAGGCCAGCATTGCGGCCGCGGTGCCTGAAAGAGATGCACCGTCGCCGACCCATTCTTCGTCGGTGGCCCCACTGAAGGCCGCCGCGACCCAGCTCGCCACGTTGCTTGGCGCGACCCGGCTGCATCCGCTCGATCCGGGCGGTATGGCAGCGCTGGCCACGGCGCTGCAGGTGCTGGTTTCCGCATGGCAGCGCCAGCACCCGGACGCGGTGACGGTCTTCGACGCCGACGGCACGCTGTCGCGGCCCGCGCCGCTGCTGCCGAGCGGTGCCGCCGGCGGGGCAGGGGCCGCATCGGCCGGCGCCGCCGAGCCCATCGCCTGGCCCGAGCCTTCGGCCGCGGCCGAGATTGCGCGCAGCCAGTTCAACCTGGCAGTGGCGCAATACAACGCCGCCATCGTCCAGTTCCCGGCCTTGCTGGTGGCATGGATGGTGCGATTGCGTCCGGCCGCCCCCTTGCTCTGA
- the rsmB gene encoding 16S rRNA (cytosine(967)-C(5))-methyltransferase RsmB — MPELSTDPPGGSAAPLLQPPLWRQLQLTAVALASIRAGSSGTVAFEAVEPAMRPGVQALGFQVLRWLGRAEALRRHLAKRTPPPLPDALLCTALALAWDAQHSPYEPFTLVDQAVEAAKRNPATRAQASFINACLRRFLRERDELVAATDAEPVAQWNHPRWWIERLKRDHPRDWQRVLAADNAQAPMTLRVNLQKTTVPAYLLALEAVGLSAVRVGAAGLQLARARPVQQLPGFADGECSVQDAAAQLAAPLLLEGLLPAAGAGPLRVLDACAAPGGKTAHLLELAGPGAIDVTALEVDAVRSRRIDETLARLGLSAKVVVADASRPSTWWDGTPFDAILLDAPCTASGIVRRHPDVRWLRRESDTGQLAVQQAALLAALWPLVRPGGRLLYCTCSVFREEGTQQIDAFLAHNTDARLQASPGHLLPQSGANARAVPDNPSGDHDGFFYALLEKRPH; from the coding sequence TTGCCAGAACTATCTACCGATCCTCCAGGCGGCAGCGCCGCTCCCTTGCTGCAACCGCCGCTATGGCGCCAGCTGCAGCTGACTGCCGTGGCGCTGGCGTCGATTCGCGCCGGCAGCTCGGGCACCGTCGCGTTCGAAGCCGTGGAACCCGCCATGCGGCCGGGCGTGCAGGCGCTCGGCTTCCAGGTGCTGCGCTGGCTGGGCCGCGCCGAGGCGCTGCGCCGGCATCTTGCCAAGCGCACGCCGCCGCCGCTGCCCGACGCCTTGCTGTGCACCGCCCTGGCGCTGGCCTGGGATGCGCAGCATTCGCCGTACGAGCCCTTCACGCTGGTCGACCAGGCGGTCGAGGCGGCCAAGCGCAACCCGGCCACGCGCGCGCAGGCCAGTTTCATCAATGCCTGCCTGCGCCGGTTCCTGCGCGAACGCGACGAGCTCGTGGCTGCGACCGACGCCGAACCGGTCGCGCAGTGGAACCACCCGCGCTGGTGGATCGAGCGCCTCAAGCGCGACCATCCGCGCGACTGGCAGCGCGTGCTCGCGGCCGACAACGCGCAGGCGCCCATGACCCTGCGGGTCAATTTGCAGAAGACCACCGTTCCCGCCTACCTGCTGGCGCTGGAGGCGGTGGGCCTCTCGGCGGTGCGCGTGGGCGCGGCCGGCCTGCAGCTGGCGCGCGCTCGCCCGGTGCAGCAGCTGCCGGGCTTTGCCGACGGCGAGTGTTCGGTGCAGGACGCGGCCGCCCAGTTGGCCGCGCCGCTCCTGCTCGAAGGCCTGCTTCCCGCGGCCGGCGCGGGCCCGCTGCGGGTGCTCGACGCCTGCGCGGCACCCGGCGGCAAGACCGCGCACCTGCTGGAGCTGGCCGGGCCGGGTGCCATCGATGTGACGGCGCTGGAGGTCGACGCGGTGCGCAGCCGCCGCATCGACGAGACGCTGGCGCGGCTCGGCCTGTCCGCCAAGGTGGTGGTGGCCGACGCCTCACGGCCATCCACATGGTGGGACGGCACGCCCTTCGACGCCATCCTGCTCGATGCGCCCTGCACGGCCTCGGGCATCGTGCGGCGCCATCCGGACGTGCGCTGGCTGCGCCGCGAGAGCGATACGGGCCAGCTCGCGGTCCAGCAGGCGGCCTTGCTGGCGGCGCTCTGGCCGCTGGTCAGGCCCGGCGGCCGGCTGCTCTATTGCACCTGTTCCGTGTTCCGGGAAGAAGGAACGCAGCAAATCGACGCGTTTCTTGCGCACAACACCGACGCGCGATTGCAGGCGTCGCCAGGCCATTTGCTTCCCCAAAGCGGGGCGAATGCCCGCGCCGTCCCGGACAATCCCTCAGGTGACCACGACGGATTCTTCTACGCCCTGCTTGAAAAACGCCCGCACTGA
- a CDS encoding DUF4390 domain-containing protein: MKNARTEPRVRRAAAALAALLMACVLLLGVLPLSAAAQGRVAPAVTQMRLEQADDGVYLTAAVQFELPSLVEEVLDKGIAIYFVAEAEVFQERWYWTDRKVAQVTRHMRLAYQPLTRRWRLNVSPVPITGTAGFGVSLNQNFDSLADAMDAVKRIGRLRLGDAAEIGDEPTHQVVFRFRLDTSQLPRPFQIGVVGQADWNIVVERNAKLALEKQR; the protein is encoded by the coding sequence TTGAAAAACGCCCGCACTGAGCCTCGCGTGCGGCGTGCCGCCGCGGCATTGGCGGCACTGCTGATGGCCTGCGTGCTGCTGCTGGGCGTGCTGCCCCTTTCCGCGGCCGCGCAGGGCCGCGTCGCGCCGGCGGTGACCCAGATGCGGCTCGAGCAGGCCGACGACGGGGTCTACCTGACCGCGGCCGTCCAATTCGAGCTGCCATCGCTGGTGGAGGAGGTGCTCGACAAGGGCATCGCCATCTACTTCGTGGCCGAGGCCGAGGTTTTCCAGGAACGCTGGTACTGGACCGACCGCAAGGTGGCGCAGGTCACGCGCCACATGCGGCTTGCCTACCAGCCGCTCACGCGGCGCTGGCGGCTCAATGTGTCGCCCGTGCCGATCACCGGCACCGCGGGCTTCGGCGTCTCGCTGAACCAGAACTTCGACAGCCTGGCCGACGCCATGGACGCGGTCAAGCGCATCGGCCGGCTGCGGCTGGGCGATGCGGCCGAGATCGGCGACGAGCCCACGCACCAGGTCGTGTTCCGCTTCCGGCTCGACACCTCGCAGCTGCCCCGCCCCTTCCAGATCGGGGTCGTCGGGCAGGCCGACTGGAACATCGTCGTCGAGCGCAACGCCAAGCTGGCGCTGGAGAAGCAGCGGTGA